In Planctomycetia bacterium, one DNA window encodes the following:
- a CDS encoding hemolysin family protein → MTIGVWVIIGCMVALNAVFAAYEIALASVSLGRLKVMADENRPGAKTAFHMKENMEASLAVIQLGITLVGAIAAATGGAGVDDTIGPYLQERFGMSARWSNVCALAIFVVPLSAVTIVAGELIPKVFALKNKEWVRIKLSPAMHLMSKITYPAVWVLEASSSMLLDWSERRWRPLLDGHKHEVAEMQELRAVVALARTSRLIGKQEEKIILGAARLSARKIAEVMVRIDEIVTLDLDHTMAESLVIAHTDMHTRFPVCEHSGDRQSICGYVNFKDIVSELRLSPDMPSLRGIVRSLHYLDADLTLSAGLESMIREHTHIALVRDKAKLVVGMLTLEDIMEELVGDILDEFDRAPTHFAYSGSGWVAGGGVPLERLEQAAGVKFERTAVPAEVRNINDLIRHIVGRPVRGGDIVRSSGLRFLVRKVRRQHVMETQVTRDDPSRIGESGEFPPVRLPKPLAQSGQQRAQ, encoded by the coding sequence ATGACGATCGGCGTCTGGGTGATTATCGGGTGCATGGTGGCGCTCAATGCCGTGTTCGCCGCTTATGAGATTGCGCTGGCGAGCGTCAGCCTCGGTCGGTTGAAGGTGATGGCCGACGAGAATCGGCCCGGCGCGAAGACCGCGTTCCACATGAAGGAGAATATGGAGGCGAGTCTCGCCGTCATTCAACTCGGTATCACGCTCGTCGGAGCGATCGCCGCGGCGACCGGCGGAGCAGGGGTCGACGACACGATCGGGCCCTATCTGCAAGAACGATTCGGCATGTCCGCGCGCTGGTCGAACGTTTGCGCGCTGGCGATCTTCGTCGTCCCGCTCAGCGCCGTGACGATCGTCGCCGGAGAGCTGATTCCCAAAGTCTTCGCGCTCAAGAACAAAGAATGGGTCCGCATCAAGCTTTCGCCGGCTATGCATCTCATGTCGAAGATCACGTACCCGGCCGTTTGGGTCTTGGAGGCGAGCAGCTCGATGTTGCTCGATTGGAGCGAGCGCCGCTGGCGGCCATTGCTCGATGGGCACAAGCACGAAGTCGCCGAAATGCAGGAACTTCGGGCCGTGGTGGCGCTCGCACGCACCTCGCGCTTGATCGGCAAGCAGGAAGAGAAAATCATTCTCGGTGCCGCGCGGTTGTCGGCTCGCAAGATCGCGGAGGTGATGGTCCGGATCGATGAAATCGTCACGCTCGATCTCGACCATACGATGGCCGAGAGCCTCGTGATTGCGCATACCGACATGCATACCCGATTTCCCGTCTGCGAACATTCGGGCGACCGGCAATCCATCTGCGGCTATGTGAATTTCAAGGATATCGTTTCGGAGCTGAGACTGAGCCCCGATATGCCGTCGCTGCGCGGGATCGTGCGCTCGCTGCACTATCTCGACGCCGATCTCACGCTCTCGGCCGGCTTAGAGTCGATGATCCGCGAGCATACGCATATCGCGCTGGTGCGCGACAAAGCGAAGCTCGTCGTCGGCATGCTCACGCTCGAAGACATCATGGAGGAACTTGTAGGCGATATTCTCGACGAGTTCGATCGGGCACCGACCCACTTCGCCTACAGCGGTTCCGGCTGGGTCGCCGGCGGCGGAGTTCCGCTGGAGCGGTTGGAACAGGCGGCAGGCGTGAAGTTCGAGCGGACGGCCGTTCCCGCCGAGGTGCGGAACATCAACGATCTGATTCGCCACATCGTCGGCCGACCGGTACGCGGCGGCGACATCGTGCGCAGCTCCGGCCTGCGGTTTCTTGTGCGCAAAGTGCGCAGGCAACACGTCATGGAAACGCAAGTCACCCGCGACGACCCGTCGCGCATCGGCGAATCGGGCGAGTTTCCGCCGGTGCGGCTACCGAAACCGTTGGCACAGAGCGGACAGCAAAGAGCTCAGTGA
- a CDS encoding amidohydrolase, which translates to MQTLLKAAHDEQGWITAIRREIHRFPELGYQEVRTSALIRSKLDELKIPYRYPVAETGIIATLGRADGPCVALRADIDALPIDEQADVTFRSEVPGKMHACGHDAHAAMLLGAAKLLKARESELPGTVKLFFQPAEEGGAGGRQMCIEGALEAPQVQRVFGVHVWPYLTTGTIGAREGTFLASAGSLAITITGRGGHAAMPNLAIDPVTTAAKLVCELQTIVARELDPLEPGVISITTIHAGEVYNVIPTEVKMTGTIRSLTSAGMKFLQQRVTEMAEHVAAANRCTASVTFPGHDYPPTRNDGDCWNLAQEIGRELLGTDNVVELPPTMGGEDFAYYTEQVPGCFVGLGVRNEQQGATYSVHHPRFKLDESALPIGSALHAAFAIRSLAELKVRGS; encoded by the coding sequence ATGCAAACACTTCTCAAAGCGGCTCACGACGAGCAAGGTTGGATCACGGCTATTCGTCGTGAGATTCACCGTTTTCCGGAACTCGGCTACCAAGAGGTGCGCACCAGCGCGCTGATCCGCAGCAAGCTCGACGAGCTGAAGATTCCGTATCGCTATCCGGTCGCGGAGACGGGCATCATCGCTACGCTCGGTCGAGCCGATGGTCCCTGCGTAGCGCTGCGCGCCGATATCGATGCGCTGCCGATCGACGAACAAGCCGACGTAACGTTTCGCAGCGAAGTGCCCGGCAAGATGCACGCTTGCGGACACGATGCCCATGCGGCCATGTTGCTCGGTGCGGCGAAGTTGTTGAAGGCGCGCGAATCAGAATTGCCCGGCACGGTGAAACTCTTCTTCCAACCGGCGGAAGAAGGGGGCGCGGGGGGCCGGCAGATGTGCATCGAGGGGGCCCTGGAGGCGCCGCAAGTGCAGCGCGTGTTCGGCGTCCATGTGTGGCCCTATCTCACGACCGGCACCATCGGCGCGCGCGAGGGAACTTTTCTGGCCTCGGCCGGGTCGCTCGCCATCACCATCACCGGCCGCGGCGGTCATGCAGCGATGCCGAATCTTGCGATCGATCCGGTCACGACTGCCGCGAAGCTCGTGTGCGAATTACAAACCATCGTGGCCCGCGAACTCGATCCGCTGGAACCGGGCGTCATCAGCATCACGACGATTCACGCCGGCGAAGTCTACAACGTGATTCCGACCGAAGTGAAGATGACGGGCACGATCCGCTCACTGACTTCGGCCGGAATGAAGTTCCTGCAACAGCGCGTAACCGAAATGGCCGAGCACGTCGCCGCGGCGAATCGCTGCACGGCTTCGGTCACGTTTCCGGGCCACGACTACCCGCCCACTCGCAACGACGGCGATTGCTGGAACCTGGCGCAAGAGATCGGTCGGGAACTGTTGGGAACGGACAACGTCGTCGAACTTCCGCCGACCATGGGGGGCGAAGACTTCGCATACTACACGGAACAAGTCCCCGGCTGTTTCGTGGGGCTCGGCGTTCGCAACGAACAACAAGGGGCGACTTACAGCGTCCACCATCCACGCTTCAAGCTCGACGAATCGGCCCTTCCGATCGGCTCGGCGCTGCACGCGGCGTTTGCGATCCGCTCGCTAGCGGAATTAAAAGTTCGCGGTTCGTAG
- the cyaB gene encoding class IV adenylate cyclase: protein MKLEVEQKFRVVDPAALRARLEGLGVAFATPFRQVDAYFNHPARDFAATDEALRIRTVGEENFVTYKGPKLDKTVKTRRELEQPLVGGSEAAARFEELLLALGFRATAKVVKRRSAAELQRNGTQFEIVWDEVDEVGTFLEIELVVDSHEIELAKGKILALQDELGLQEVERRSYLEMLLEKSR from the coding sequence ATGAAACTCGAAGTCGAACAGAAGTTTCGCGTTGTTGATCCGGCGGCGCTTCGCGCTCGGCTGGAAGGACTTGGTGTGGCGTTTGCTACGCCGTTTCGACAGGTCGATGCTTACTTCAATCACCCGGCACGCGATTTCGCCGCGACCGATGAAGCGCTCCGCATTCGCACGGTCGGCGAAGAGAACTTCGTGACGTATAAGGGCCCGAAGCTCGATAAGACGGTGAAGACGCGCCGTGAGTTGGAGCAGCCGCTCGTCGGCGGAAGTGAAGCGGCGGCGCGGTTCGAGGAGTTACTGCTGGCCTTAGGATTTCGGGCGACGGCGAAAGTGGTCAAGCGGCGGAGCGCCGCCGAGCTCCAACGGAATGGGACGCAATTCGAGATCGTCTGGGACGAGGTCGACGAGGTCGGGACGTTCTTGGAAATCGAGCTCGTCGTCGACTCTCACGAGATCGAGTTGGCGAAGGGGAAGATTCTGGCTCTGCAAGACGAGCTTGGGCTTCAAGAAGTCGAACGACGCAGCTACCTGGAAATGCTGCTTGAGAAAAGCCGCTGA
- a CDS encoding DUF4339 domain-containing protein, whose translation MGMSVMVAEWFILSNDHPTGPYTQEALLGFMQQGNVVPGSFVRRLDGPWMTGAQAYAQISAAMAQMAAAQQPAPTAYGAPRAPSNQSVASTFAARNRQRKWSSIFSMIISVCSILVGCAGAVYIYKNFGSLLIRPPAQQKPQEIIVIQQPPKVQATGTAEPTTVPSGTVPSSTAPSGTAPAGAQN comes from the coding sequence ATGGGCATGTCGGTTATGGTCGCCGAGTGGTTTATTCTCTCGAACGATCACCCCACCGGACCTTATACGCAAGAGGCGCTGCTCGGATTTATGCAGCAAGGGAACGTCGTGCCGGGGAGTTTCGTCCGCAGGCTCGACGGCCCTTGGATGACCGGCGCGCAAGCCTATGCGCAGATCTCGGCGGCAATGGCGCAGATGGCTGCCGCTCAGCAGCCGGCTCCGACTGCTTATGGAGCTCCGCGGGCACCGTCCAACCAATCGGTAGCGAGCACTTTCGCAGCTCGGAATCGGCAGCGGAAATGGTCGAGCATCTTCAGCATGATCATCTCGGTTTGCTCGATCTTGGTCGGTTGCGCGGGTGCCGTATACATCTACAAGAACTTCGGCAGCCTGCTTATTCGGCCTCCTGCGCAGCAAAAGCCGCAGGAGATCATCGTGATTCAACAGCCGCCGAAGGTCCAAGCGACGGGCACGGCGGAGCCGACCACGGTTCCAAGCGGCACCGTTCCGAGCAGCACAGCTCCGAGCGGCACGGCGCCTGCCGGCGCTCAAAACTAA
- the miaA gene encoding tRNA (adenosine(37)-N6)-dimethylallyltransferase MiaA, translating to MSQPFPAACVYLSGPTASGKTAIALELAKLLDAEIVAMDSMTLYRKLDIGTAKPTPAEREAAPHHLLDLVEPDAEFSQAEYVAAAKNTVDAILARGRIPLFVGGTPLYLKTLLRGMFEGPPADWELRRALEAEARNGPPGRLHAMLHEVDPIAAAKLHANDERRLIRALEVYRSTGMPISAHQSQFEQVREEARGRVFVLDRPREKLYERINARVDTMLADGLLDEVRKLIAEGQAFGRTASQALGYREALEYLAGNTTEAAMVDAIKQNTRRFAKRQLTWFRSLPECRSIPMDDEATPAEVAVRIFEIISESAAKPQANDVRD from the coding sequence ATGTCGCAACCCTTTCCCGCCGCATGTGTTTACCTCTCGGGCCCGACGGCGAGCGGCAAGACCGCGATTGCGCTGGAGCTAGCGAAACTGCTCGACGCGGAAATCGTGGCGATGGATTCGATGACGCTTTATCGCAAGCTCGATATCGGCACCGCCAAGCCGACGCCGGCCGAACGGGAAGCCGCCCCGCATCATCTGCTCGACCTCGTGGAGCCCGACGCGGAGTTCAGCCAAGCGGAGTACGTGGCGGCGGCGAAGAACACGGTCGACGCGATTCTCGCGCGCGGGCGGATACCGCTCTTCGTCGGGGGGACACCGCTCTATTTGAAGACGCTGCTCCGCGGCATGTTCGAAGGCCCGCCCGCCGACTGGGAATTGCGACGGGCCCTGGAAGCGGAAGCGCGCAACGGGCCTCCCGGCCGATTGCACGCAATGCTGCACGAAGTCGATCCGATCGCGGCGGCGAAGCTGCATGCGAACGACGAGCGGCGATTGATTCGGGCCTTGGAAGTATATCGCTCGACCGGCATGCCGATCAGCGCACATCAGAGCCAATTCGAGCAGGTGCGCGAAGAGGCGAGGGGGCGGGTCTTCGTGCTCGATCGGCCGCGCGAGAAGCTCTATGAACGCATCAACGCCCGCGTCGATACGATGCTCGCCGACGGGTTGCTCGACGAAGTGCGAAAGCTCATCGCGGAAGGCCAAGCTTTCGGGCGAACGGCAAGCCAAGCGCTCGGCTATCGTGAAGCGCTCGAATATCTCGCCGGCAACACGACGGAAGCGGCCATGGTCGACGCGATCAAGCAGAACACACGGCGATTCGCCAAGCGACAACTGACCTGGTTTCGCAGCTTGCCGGAATGCCGCAGTATTCCGATGGACGACGAGGCGACGCCGGCCGAGGTTGCTGTGCGGATTTTCGAAATCATCTCGGAGTCGGCCGCGAAACCGCAAGCGAACGACGTGCGCGATTAG
- a CDS encoding TlpA family protein disulfide reductase: MTPSTRRTFLTLGLWGSLALLAALAFRRLERPRSAPPIDARLEQLDVVPLANGARPLTRAELEGKTVLINFWGTWCPPCREEFPHLAALEKQYRGRNDFLLLSISATGRIPEDVDGLREETEAFLRGGNYELPIYADPSGNTRRGLRMAVDSSIYPATVLIDRSGRVAGAWEGFLVSEFDEIKLKIAGLLQAK, from the coding sequence ATGACTCCTTCCACACGTCGTACGTTTCTGACGCTCGGTCTTTGGGGCTCGCTCGCCTTGCTCGCAGCCTTAGCGTTCCGGCGCTTGGAACGGCCGCGCTCGGCCCCGCCGATCGATGCGCGACTGGAACAACTCGACGTCGTTCCGCTCGCGAACGGTGCGCGGCCTCTCACACGCGCCGAACTCGAAGGCAAAACCGTGTTGATCAACTTCTGGGGAACGTGGTGCCCGCCGTGTCGTGAAGAGTTTCCTCATCTCGCAGCACTTGAGAAACAATACCGCGGCCGAAACGATTTCCTGCTGCTCAGCATCTCGGCGACCGGCAGAATCCCGGAAGATGTCGATGGGCTCCGTGAAGAAACGGAAGCGTTTCTTCGCGGCGGCAACTATGAACTACCGATCTATGCCGACCCGAGCGGCAACACACGCCGCGGGCTCCGAATGGCCGTCGATTCGAGCATCTATCCCGCGACCGTGCTTATCGACCGCTCAGGACGAGTCGCCGGAGCGTGGGAAGGTTTTCTCGTCTCCGAGTTCGACGAGATCAAGCTGAAGATCGCAGGCTTGCTGCAAGCGAAGTAA
- the hisG gene encoding ATP phosphoribosyltransferase, translating to MDSLRIGVPSKGRLAELAAELLKEAGLNFRRQERSLFARCKELPVDITFLRTEDIPVLCAEGAIDMGVTGGDLISESGVELNPRLDLGVGQCKLSICIPEDSAISKPADLDGKRVATSFPHVTETYLKQHGATAHLVTLSGSVEVMIALGVADAIVDLVETGSTLAANRLKILTDIGQYQTVLVQNDRNRHAETADRVVRRLEGVVIARAYSLLEYNVPRAKLADAEKITPGFSSPTVSALEDPKWCAVRAMVKRNEVIPIMERLEALGASAILETQIKNCRL from the coding sequence ATGGATAGCTTGCGAATCGGCGTGCCGAGCAAAGGCCGCTTGGCGGAACTAGCGGCCGAACTTTTGAAGGAAGCCGGCCTCAACTTCCGCCGACAAGAGCGGAGCCTGTTTGCGCGCTGCAAGGAACTCCCTGTCGACATCACGTTCCTGCGCACCGAAGACATTCCCGTGCTGTGCGCCGAAGGGGCGATCGACATGGGCGTTACCGGCGGCGACTTGATCTCCGAGAGCGGTGTCGAGCTCAACCCGCGGCTCGATCTCGGCGTCGGCCAATGCAAGCTCTCGATCTGCATTCCGGAAGACTCGGCGATCTCGAAGCCGGCCGATCTCGACGGCAAACGAGTCGCCACGAGCTTTCCGCACGTTACGGAAACCTATCTTAAGCAGCACGGCGCGACGGCCCATCTGGTGACGTTGAGCGGTTCGGTCGAGGTGATGATCGCGCTCGGCGTCGCCGACGCGATCGTCGACCTTGTGGAAACGGGGAGCACGCTCGCCGCCAATCGCTTGAAGATTCTCACCGACATCGGCCAATACCAAACCGTGCTGGTGCAAAACGATCGCAATCGCCATGCGGAAACGGCCGATCGCGTCGTCCGCAGGCTCGAAGGGGTCGTCATCGCGCGGGCCTATTCTTTGCTGGAATACAACGTGCCGCGGGCCAAGCTCGCCGACGCGGAGAAGATCACGCCGGGCTTCAGTTCGCCGACCGTCAGCGCGCTGGAAGACCCGAAGTGGTGCGCCGTGCGCGCGATGGTGAAGCGCAACGAAGTGATCCCGATCATGGAACGGCTCGAAGCTCTCGGCGCCAGCGCGATCCTCGAGACGCAAATCAAGAACTGCCGGCTGTAA
- a CDS encoding phosphoribosyl-ATP diphosphatase, producing MSDVSDVLAKLMQTIEDRKANPSATSYTSKLLAAGVPKIGLKITEEATEVVEAAGEPDDAGRSHFVYECADLVYHLFVMMAHRGVALAELEAELGRRFGLSGLAEKAARPPKQSE from the coding sequence ATGAGCGACGTGTCCGACGTGCTGGCAAAACTGATGCAGACGATCGAGGATCGCAAGGCGAATCCGTCGGCGACGTCGTACACCTCGAAGTTGCTCGCCGCCGGAGTGCCGAAGATCGGCTTGAAGATTACGGAAGAGGCGACCGAAGTCGTCGAGGCGGCCGGCGAACCTGACGACGCCGGCCGGTCTCATTTCGTTTACGAATGCGCGGACCTCGTCTACCACTTGTTCGTGATGATGGCGCACCGCGGGGTCGCGCTTGCGGAGCTCGAAGCGGAGCTTGGCCGGCGGTTCGGCCTTTCCGGATTGGCCGAGAAGGCCGCACGGCCTCCGAAGCAGAGCGAATAA
- a CDS encoding YdaU family protein, producing the protein MAKEHWTQFHQGDWLKDPAVSSCSPATRGIYFDALCMMFEEGRTGLPTRSKEILARLCRCTVLELEAALTELQATAAADVTFRDGNVTIINHRMKREYETRGAARLRKQKSRDKISRNGDVTNTPEPRANTLCKSPEHQARCANRLWLLWRFG; encoded by the coding sequence ATGGCTAAGGAGCATTGGACTCAGTTCCATCAAGGCGATTGGTTGAAAGACCCCGCCGTATCGTCGTGTTCACCTGCGACGCGCGGCATCTATTTCGATGCGCTCTGCATGATGTTCGAAGAGGGCCGCACTGGTCTGCCTACGCGTAGCAAAGAAATTCTGGCGCGTCTTTGCCGCTGCACGGTCCTCGAACTCGAGGCGGCGCTGACCGAACTCCAGGCCACGGCTGCGGCCGATGTCACATTTCGGGACGGCAATGTCACAATCATCAATCACCGAATGAAGCGCGAATACGAAACCCGAGGTGCGGCACGACTTAGGAAACAAAAAAGCCGTGACAAAATCAGCCGGAACGGCGATGTCACAAATACACCAGAGCCCAGAGCTAATACGCTCTGCAAATCACCAGAGCATCAAGCGCGCTGCGCTAACCGGCTCTGGCTGCTCTGGCGATTTGGATGA